Within the Sarcophilus harrisii chromosome 2, mSarHar1.11, whole genome shotgun sequence genome, the region tgtgatccatactcagtccccacagttctctttctgggtatagatggctttcatcatcactagatcattggaactgcccagccccttcttgatctgaatctatccactacaccatgctCTTCTATAACTATCATGTTCCTCATTAAGCCTGtccttctccaggctaaatattaaCAACAtggtttttttattaaagttttttattttcaaaacatatgcacagataatttttcaatattgactcttgcatagccttttgttccaaattttctactcctctcccctaccccctcccctagatgacaagcaattcaatatatgttgtacatattaaaaatatatgtaaacatatttatacaattctcttgctgaacaagaaaaatcagatcaaaaagggaaagaaaatgagtaagaaaacaaaatgcaagcaaacaacaagaaaaagaacgagaatgctatgttgtgatccacactcagttcccacagtcctctctctaggtgcagatggctctcttcatgccAAGATTATTGAAATggacctcaatcatctcattgttggaaagactcacattgatcagaattgatcatcgtataatattgctgttgctgtgtacaatgatcttctcattctgctcattttgcttagcatcggttcatgtaagtctctccaagcctctctaaaatcatgctgctgattgtttcttacagaacaataatattccataacattcatataccacgatttattcagccattctccagctgatgggcaacccactcagtttccagtttcttgccactatgaaagggctaacatttttgcacatgtgagttcttttccctcctttaagatctccagtagaaacactcctagatcaaagggtatgcacagtttgataactttttgagcatagttccacattgctctccagaatggctggatccgttcacagttccaccaacaatgcagcaatgtcccagttttcccacatcccctccaacattcgtcattatctttcctgttatattagccaatctgagaagcatgtaatggtacctcagaattgtcttaatttgcatttctctgatgaatggtgatttagagcaccttttcatatgattagaaatggttttaatttcttcatctgaaaattgtcttcaacAACATCTTCAACAGATTCTCCTTTTGCCTGGCCTCCAGGTCTTTCACTCTCCTGCTTGTCTTCCTCTGCACACACTTATGCTGcccaatgtccttcctaaattgTGTTACTCACAGGCAAAACTCTAGATGAACCCTGGTGATAGGGCAGATGACAGTGGGATGGGCCCTCAGCTCCCTTGTTGTGGACTCTGGTCTCTCAGCTTCTGCAGGGACTTCTTCCTTTTCTGGCTTCTACTCATGCAGGGAGTAAGACTttatggggggtggggtgggggtgggataaAGGTGAGGATAATAATTGTAATGATAGTAAAATGTATATACCACttaaaaatttatacaaagtaTTACAAAAGTCTTAGTTCAATTTTATACCATTAAAACTACACAAAGAATTTTGGGACACCCTGCATACATGGTTTCATTAAAGTCCTGTGAGGCAAGTACCATaggtatcattatccccattttacagatgaggaaaagccagattatatatatataaattaagtcATTTGCCTCTAGTGTTGAATGCAAACTCAGGCCTCtcaattccaaatctagcattttatctactatgccatacTGATTTTATTTGTCCTGATTATGTTTCATCTAAGTAGATTCAACTTCTCATTCCAGCCTGTTGAGATCCTTTTGGATCCTGACTTAATGTATTAACTATCCCTCCCAAGTCATCTATACCTTTAACCAAATACTGACTAGGTCATGGACACAAGCCAATCCCTTGGACACTCCACTAGAGATCTCGCTTCAATTCCCCAAACATTTTTTAATTGCCAGATATGCATAAGGAATATATATGAAAGCCATTCTCTACTTTCAAAGAGCTCGCATGGTAGGGTGAAGGAGTGGGATACAACATGGAAATAGAAAATGGAGTAAATGCATATTTGAGAATAGAGAGCTCTGGGGGAGCAATAAAAGCATCTGTAAGAGCTGGCAGCTTacctgaatcttgaaggaagactAAGATTTTAAAGAAACAGGGATAGGAGGAAGGGAATCTAGACTAAGGGGCAagtcaaagaaataggaaatggaaTGTCAGGTTCGGGGTATAAAGTTGTCTGGTTTCCCTGAAAAGAATTAATGTggaataaatttggaaagaaaaaggggaaggaaccAGTGTGTACAAAGTGGTAAATTCCAGAATGAGGAAATTGTACTTTTAATCACAAAGGCTGCTGAAGATTGACAAGATGACATGGATATATTAATACCTGATTTAGGGGGTTAGTCATGCAAAAATATATTGACCCAAATTTTTCAAACACTATTTTCCCTCCCTTGTAGCACAGCTATTTGGgaacttttcctttctattcGATTTTGTTACTTTCTGAAGGCAGGGGCTggaattgttttttatatttcactCTTAGCAACTGCCTAGCACAACTACCTGCCCATGGTGTTTTAACTTGAttaatttattggaaaaaaaattctgataaattaaTGCAAGTTTAGTTCAGGAGAAGGAAAATAGATAGCATTATGGATGTTATTAGAGGATGTCATGAATGTTAAAGCTagagacaaattttaaaagtcacttaGTCAACACTTTCATTTTGAGGAtggaaaactgaagcacagaaaaaAGAACTTAATTGCATGGAATTAAGATTGTATTCGaatctattatttctttctacTGCAACAGGTAAGATGAGTACAAAGTGAGTGGAGGAAGACATCCCTGTAGACTAAAATAGGGATAGGAGTtaggagacctggattctagcTCTTGGCTCTGCCATCAATtccttgtgtgaccttgagtgtgaccatttccttctctgggtttcagtttccccTTGTGggaaataaaggggttggactgTATGTTCTTTCAGCTTCTGtcttgaaggagggaaagaattggaGATGTGATTTACCCAGAGGAGTTATCCACATTTGAACTTCCTAATTTCCTTAGCATTTGGATTCAGGTGGGGATAGGGATCATGGGGTGAGACTCATTGGGGACCAGATAAAGTTACATGCAGTCTCCCTTCAGTCTTCTGGGATCCTAAGAACAAGGTACCCTCAGAaatatgagaggaaagaaaaagaaagcaggaggaagggaagaggaaagtaggagggaaggtagaaagagggaagagagaacaaGAAGGGTGACAGAACCACAAACATTTAAGCTCCCATTGTGTGCTGAGCAATGGTAAAGACAAAGTTTAGATAACATATCTTCCCTTCCCTCAACAAGTTCATTGTTCATGAAGGGAGTAACATACAAAACCTCATAAACCATATTAACATGATAAGTTacacgaatccaaccattttggagagtagtttggaactatgctcaaaaagttatcaaactgtgcataccctttgatccagcagtgttactactgggattatatcccaaagagatttaaaagaaggaaagggacctttgtCAAGTTTGTGgggcccttttgtagtggttagaaatgaaactgaatggatgtccatcagttgaaatggctgaataaattgtggtatatgaaaattatggaatattactgttctgtaagaaatgaccaacaggatgatttcagaaaggcctggagacttaacgaactgatgctatgAAAGAGCaggaaggagatcattatacttaaCAATAATATAGAGGATGACTATccgatggatcaggccatccccagaaaaacaagatcaaccaaatcatttctaatggagcagtaatgaactgaactaactataccagaaaaagaactctgggagatataaaaccattacattgaattcgtccctatatttatgcacacctgcatcttttgatttcttcaaagctaattgtacaataattcagagtctgattctttttacagcaaaaataatgttttatgtatacttattgtgtatctgttatattttaatatatttaaatctacttatcctgccatctagggagggggtggggggggtaagaggtgaaaaattggaacaagaggtttggcaattgttaatgctgtaaagttacccatgtatatatcctgtaaattaaaggctattaaataaaaaaaaaaaaaaaaaaaaaacatgataagTTACAACAATGAATcaaagcaacaaatatttattgtctttacaatgtgccaggcactgtgctaagccctgagaCTACCAAAAAATTAGCTGCCTTTAAAGAGTTTGCATTGTGTATGAGGCAAAACGAGTATTATTTGAGGGACAAGGAGGAAGACTGTTATTGGGTATAAGGAACGAGATGGAAGAAAGAgggatagaagaagaaaaagatggtggaaaagaaatggaatagagAGGAagagtggggaaaggggaaaaagaaaagggaggagaagattAGGGGGTCCAGGGACTTGAGGAGAGGAAGATAGAAggggtggaagagagagaaaggaggagaaatcaggaagagagggaggggaaaggaggagagtgggagagagaaggtAATAGGAGGGACAAAGGATGGGAACCGAGTGCACATGTCGTGGCAGAAAGGGAAAGCGAAAGCTCCCTGACACTTTCGCTTTCTTTACTTCTAGAACCTCTGAGCCCCCCGAAACCCAGACCAGCCCTTCCTATCCGGTGCAATTTCATCGCCCTGCTCCTCGTTCCTCCTAGACTGCGCGGTCCCTGCGAATGTAGCGCTGGGCAGTGTGCGTTGAGCCGGGAGCTGTCCCAGGGAACCGCGTTTGGCTGGCTCCCAGGCTGCTGAATCCCGAAGGTGCAAGACCATGGCAGAGCCAGGCGGCCCCCTGCGTTTGAGGGACTGGCTGGTGGCTCAGATTGAAAGCGGTAGCTATCCCGGACTCCGCTGGGAAAACCGGGAAAAAACTATGTTCCGCATCCCCTGGAAGCACGCGGCCAAGCAGGACTACAGGGAGCAGCAGGACGCCGCGCTCTTTCGGGTAAAGCGGCCGCCACAAGGGAGTCTCGGGAGTCGTGGAGCTGGGACAGCTTGACCACCCACGTGGGGAGAAGTGGGGGGAGGTCTGGTGTAGGGCGGGGCGGGGGGCAGCCCTCGAGTTCCCTTCTAGTCAATCTAGCCCCCCTCCCTAGGCGGCAGACAAGGTGGGGCAGGGGCATGGAGAGCGAGAGATCCGAGTTCCAGTCCTTTTATAATACTGGGAACCTCAGTCCCGGGTTTCGGTTTCGCTGGGATTGGGCTGCATGATTTCTGGAATCCTCTCTGGCTTTCTTTGTCTATAAAGCATCGTAGGTTCATAATTtttgaattggaagagaccttagaagccatctaataAATATAGTCTGGtcatgcattttacagatgaggaaatagagtctcagagttaagtgacttgaccagggatCCACACAGTTTTGAGTGTGAAAGGTGGGATTTTCCCACATCATTCAGACAGTAAATCCAGATCTgtttcagagacttggtttctgCTCTCAGGAGGCCTCATTTAAGATGAAGAGGTACATTTACTCAGGAGACTTAAGGGTACAGACAATACAGCGTCCTATGTACAGACTCTGAGAGCATTAGAGTCTGTACATAGGACCTGTTTCCACATTGTATTGTATTTCCCCGCAGGACCTGAGAGCATTAGGTCCTGCAAGGTAGAGGAGAGATTAATATGGTTTGAACCAGCTGAGGTGGTACAGTAGCAGCAAAGTGATACAGtggacttgagtttaaatatgCCTCAAACACTGGCTGTATGACCACTGGCAAGTAATTCATCCTTTCCttgagatttttaaatttattttaaacttaaatatgtagctaaaaaaagagaacatttctaTATACACAGCACAACACAGAAGACTGaatataaaaccatgaatctCCACTTCAcgttgttttctttaaaaaaaaaaaaaaaaaactgtactaaGTACTACACATTTGCCAAAACTACCCTGCTTTTCTGGGtttccttttaagttttcttttgttctctggtGTGCATTTATCTTcgtctctccccacccctccctagagaaggctaccattagacacaaatagttatacatatgtgtgtatatatatatatatatatatatatatatacacatacatatatatactacacatacttctatttatcagttctttctggcGGTGGATAGTATCTTCCTCCATAGGtcctttttagtttatttaagtatctataatattcaaaatgactTAATCATTCAAAGATGTTCTTAGAATAATAgatactatatacaatgttctcttggttctgcttatttcacttttcattactTCATACAAGtctgtccattttttttaatcaatcagctcatcatttcttcgaacagtagtattccatcaaaattatataccacaatttatttagcttttccccaattgttgggcattcattcctttaatttccagttctttgccaccacaaagttcttttcttttttttccctaatacttggtaaatagaccaaatagtggtattgctggatcagagggttTTACAAATCTTTGGTCATAactctaaattgctctccaaaatggttaggtAAGTTCAGAATTTCACCAATAGTGAATtgatgtcccaatttttccatatctcctccaacagtTATTGCTTTATTGCTTTCCTCTTTTATCAGTTTAGCCAATCTGCTAAGTACAAAaggatatctcaaagttgttttaatttgcatttctctaatcaataatcatttagagcatttttcatatgattatatagAGTTTTTATTACTTTActgaaaaactgcctgttcatatcctttgactacagTTGGGGAgtgatttgacaaaaatttttatttgagatatgagacttTCATATGAGAAATTGTCTATAAAATTTCCactccccccaattttctgcttttcttctgatcttgtctacattagttttacttgcacaaaaacttttgaaaatttaacttaatcaaaattatccattttacactttACAATGCCTTTATGATACTCTAAATTATTCATAAAATGTTCCACTGTGCATGAGTCTAGTACTTAATATTTCTacattcttctaattttataatGATACCTCTCTTTTTATCTAgctcatgtatccattttgatcttttcttggtaAATGccataagatattggtctattcCCAATTTTTGccaactgctttccagttttcccaacaaatttattttttttttatcaaataatgcattcttatccccaaaatttaaatctttacaaTTGTCAAACACAAGGTTATAATAATCATTTGCTACAACATCCTAGACACTGCCAGAAGATTCCAGTGAAAGAAATTTTCAGAAGGATGCTGGATGCTGAGATTTAATGcactcgctctctctctctctctctctctctctctctctctctctctctctctctccccccctttcctcccctccttctctttcccttcctccttcctttcttccttcttccctcccccatctctacttcctttcttcctttccttcttatttcttccttccttcctcctttcttctttccttcccttcctccctccctcttgccttttttctgatcttcttttcttctctctttccttcctttccaccttcctttctttctccttctttctatcactcctccttctttcttttccctctttcttttcttccctcctttcttgtctccttccttccttccttccttccctctctaccCACTTTTTTCTTGCagctttcccttcttcctttcttccttccctccttccttctttccctcccttccttcccaatttccttctctcactccctttcttccttccctccttcttttcttttcccctttattctctctccttctttctttttcttctttcttctttccctttcttccttccctccctcctttctttcttccttcttgtcattcctttctctcttccttccctccctcttcccttttttccttaccAGCTCCTAGATTTAAATCTATATCTAGCGTGTGTGACTGTCACTTTGTGTCACTTAGGTCACTGTATCACTTTGTCACATAAGtaacaatttatttaatctctgtgCTTCAATTCCTTATGTAATATGTAGCATTTTACAAAATGACTCATAAGAcctaccatttagctgccccaggAGTTAGTTTTTCAAAGGAAGATCCTTCCCATCATCAAATTCCTTACCCTGTGATCTCCCACAATGTCCTTCATTAGAATTTTCTGACCAGGATGCCTTCAATTTTCCTCCCCACATAGCGAGGGTCCTCAGAGTTAAATTCCAGAAGAATCGAGAGAATTCCACAGAGCTCAGAGATTTGAGACCTGAGCCTTATTCTTTTTCCCTAGGCCTGGGCCATTTACAAAGGTAAGTACCAGGAAGGCACAGACAAAGCTGATCCATCTGTCTGGAAGACCCGTCTGCGCTGTGCCCTCAACAAGAGCACATCCTTCCAAGAAGTGATTGATCGCAGCCAACTGTACATCTCTGAACCCTACAAGGTCTACCAGATCACCTCCAAGGAAACCTGCAACCTGGGTATTGATACATTTAAAGCATGGGTTTGGGGAGCAGGAGATCCAAGTTCTGGTCCTCAGGGCATCAAAGATCCTTAGCCTCACTGCTGAGGAGTTTTGGAGGACTTTGGGGACTACTAGAGGCAGAAGGGAATGGGGATTTCCCAGGGCCTTAAATCAGAACCTAATGTACTCGCTTTCCCTGCAGAGGATGAGGGGCAGAAGGGCCATCTGAAAACCCCCAAAGATCTATCAACTGAGCCTCTCCAGCAGCCAGACCAGGTCAGTGTACTGACACTTATTCTACCTCTATCCCTGATCCTCAAGTTTCTTTTACCTCCATCATCCCTCCATACTTGCCAGACCTATCCCTTCTAGCCCTGCATCCCTATCCTCCTCCTATCCTGGGATACTGAGAGTTGGGAAGCTGCCCTTCTTATAGCATATCCACATCTGATTTTATTCCCTCCCACTTTGGGTTGTGCTGTCCATGGTCTAGAACCCAAAGCACTTGAGCTGCATCTAACAAGAATCAGGTGCAAGTCTGTGATTATGTGATTGGTTGGTGTGCCCATCTGTTTAGCAATGATTTTTCATCATCTTCTTTCCCCACTGAGACTTTATTTCATCCTAGAAGGCCACAGTAAACCAGTGGCTAGGCTctagtctccccccccccccccaagccttGAGCCCTCATAAGCCGTCTCTCCCACTACCTAGGCTGACTCAgactcagatgaggaaactggcaaaGAAAGGATTTCCAAGGGCTGCCATCAAGTTTCCCCAGCCCCCTGTTTCACCAGCCCAAAGGCTGAGTCTGGTAAGGGAGGGGCCTCTGTGGGCTTGGGTCTTTCTATGCTCTTCTGCCCTccttaccttttaattttttcctctctttccactCCCTGTTTTCTTGTTTCCCAGAGGTATCCTCACCTCTGAACTTTGAAGGGAAAGAGCTGATCAGAAAGATAGCTCTACACACTTGGGTACACCaatgttttttctatttccccctgCCCAGATTACCAAGTGACAGGCACGTTTTACAGTTGGGACCCTTCGCAGAGTCACCTTCCTCTAAGCTTGACTTCCTATGAGAATGTCAGCACTTCTGGTAAGGATTCTGGTAAGGATTATCAGCTTGTAAGGtttctctgatctttttttctctcagaagtattttatttttccaaatatgtgtagttttcaacattcctatttgtaagattttgtgttcccaattttttctttgcctcctttactttctctctccctaagacagcaagcaatctgatataagttatagcTGTACAATACTTTTCAAcatattccatatttgtcatattgtacaagaaaaaatcagaccaagaaggaaaaaaaacagagaaagaaaaagcaagcaaacaaaaaagatgaaaatttggTGCttctattcacattcagtctccatagttctctctctggatgcagatggcattttccatctcaaacatgagcttttatttcattttgcatgccTAAAATGTTTTTCTGAGGAGTCCGAGGAATAGTCTTCATCAGATTGCTGAAGGGGACCATGAtatgaaaaagattaagaatccctggccTAGACACAACTATCCAGCCATTCCCACATGTGCTCAGAGACACACAAAAAACTCATAAATACATGTACATGTTAGCTGGATACACCAAGGCCACAATTAACACTGGTGCTCATGTAAGCATCATACATTCAAAGCAtccatatgtgcatatacatggaCCCACATTCATATTCACTGTGTTGGCACCATGCCTAGATTagccttctcttttcctattGAGTTTGGTGTCTGGTTTACTTTCTCTCAACTCTAACTCCTAGCCTCACAATAGGGAACTTGAATGTGCATATTGCTATTCTCTAAAATACTCTAATTCCCACTTCTTCGATGTACTCAGTTCAAATAATCTATTCTTCCTCTTGATCTCAGATATACACAAAGATGATTTTATCCTTAATCTTGCCAGCATCCATATGTATAGTTTCTATGTTATTAGTAGCTAGCAACGATATAATAGTTTAGGATTTTCCAGACACTTTGCAAATATAATGTCATTCACTGATAAAAGTTTCTTCATATGGGGTTTCCTATACTTATGAAATCCTAAGTCCATTCACTattcctatttctgccttttcctATTCTTAAAACTGTGAATCCTATTCTTTGTCCCTGGAACTTCCAATCATTCCTCTCACCACTTTTCCCAGGTTGTACTCCTACACTTGTCTTCCCAATCTCAAACCACTGACAAACCAGTTTGATGCTGCTCGATCCCTGCTCCTGAATCCCTTGCTCCTTTTGTCCTACCATCTTGCCATTTGACTTCCCAAAGCAATTCTcccaaagcacagatctgaccagaGATTACCTATTACCTCCACAATCAAAgacaaaatcttttgtttggcatttaaagctcttcataatctggtcttttcctacttttccaatcattttatgctttattttcttctgaaaactctaTGACCCAGCTCCAGTGATCTATTTATTTGTTGCTCTTCATTCCTCCATTTTCTGACTCTTCTTGGCAATTCTGTCTCAATACTCATCTCAAGTATGGCCTTTTTATATCACCCCAAACACAGGTTTCTTTCtatctgtttattttattattcttttctgtttatctcttttattctatctgtttattattattatatttacatattgtctcacCATTAGAacacaagctccttgaggacaggaattattttttgcttttcttatacGCCCAGTGCTTGGTATGTTGTCTGGTATACAGTATAttcttaagaaatgcttattgaagaatagctagatgttgcagtggatagagcattgactcTTGAGTGAGAAGGGccggagttcaaattcagcctcatacacttaatacttgctagctgtgtgactccaacaagtcacttaatcccaaaggccttaccaaaagaaaaaaaaaaggaaaggaaagaaatgcttattgactacTCTATGTCTTTCCACTTTTTACGTCTCTCCTCTACAACCCTGTCTGTCCCACTCACTGAATGGGCCTTGACCAGTCTGCCTGGGTTTGTCCCCTAGACATTTCCTAGGAATGAGTCCTGTGTATTACTTGAGGACTTGACCTAGCACCTATCAACTTTGTCTCCATCTCCTCCTCAGTACCCTGGAAAGGGCTGGGAGTTTAGCCAATGCTCAGGAAATGATTGTAGATGATTTGATGTATTACCCACTTCAGACTGCTGGCTCCACATCCGTCTGTACTACCGAGATATCCTGGTGAAGGAGGCCATTGCTCACACTGCTGAGGGCTGCCGCTTGACAACCCAGCCTGTGCCCATGGACAGCCCACATCTCTATGGCCCTGCCAGACTTGAGCAGATCCAGTTCCCATCACCTAAAGCTCTGCCAGGGACCAGCCCACTTGTCACCCAGATTCTGGAACGCCTTTTGCCTCACCTGGACAGGGGAGTCCTGCTCTGGGTAGCTCCTGAAGGAGTCTTTGCTAAGAGGCAGTGCCAGGGTCGAGTTTACTGGCGAGGCCCTCTGGCACCTCATTGTAACCAGCCCAACAAATTGGAAAGAGAGAAGACCTATAAGCTGTTGGATACTCAGCAGTTCCTGGATCGTAAGCACCTGGTGGGGAGAGGGGACTGGCAAGGTCCAGTTTGGGAGGTAAAGGAGGGTTACTGTTGTGGACAGGAGTACGAAAAGCTGAGGACACCCTCTTGGGCATAATATTCAGTATTCAGTAAGTAAGTGTCAGTATTCAGTCAAGAGACATGGGTTTGAGTACTAGTTCTGGCATTTACTACCTGTATGTCTCCTGGGTAAGTATTTCCctgaattttagtttcttcatctgtaaaaaaaaaaaggaagtcacaTTTCCACTTCCTACTGAATAGTGCCATTGTGAAGGAAGCATCTTATAAAACTCAAAGTGATATAAAAGTGTAAGTCTATTAATGTCATATCACCCACATAATctcagaggagagggagagaaagagagaaatgcagagacagtgagagaggcAGGGGGAgagagtaaaaagagagagagatggagagggaggaggaagaaggaagaaagaaagatcaaatgggaagaggaaggaaagatagagaaAGTAAGGGAtagaaagaataaggaaaggagggagggaaaggaagaaagggaaaaagtaagggagaaaagggaaagagcaagaaaagaaaggaaaagaaaggatgcaatcatcaagggttcttaatctatgtccatgaacttgtttgttttttaatattttaataattgtagTTCAATATATAGTTCAATATAATAGTTCAAagacttcctttgtaatcctatgcacattattttatgcttttacaAACATTACTCTGAAAGGGGGCTCATAGGTTTTACCAGACTTCCATTCATGAAAATTTaaaaccagagagagagagagatacagatagacagacagatagatggcaCATTAAACTGTTATTATATGCCCTAAAGAATCTTACATTCAAATGCggaggaagacaatacataaaggaGGTGAGTAGGTGGTGTGCTGAGGAGACTACAGGCAAAATAAGGTGAAAGCTCACTTGTCATAGGTAGAATACCCAGGGATAGGGCTCTAGTAGTAGAAGGAAAAGGACAATGAGAGATGACATGGATCCTTCTGGGAAGTTGTATGGAAACCTGGGCCCCAGGAAAAACCTTGGCCTTAGAGAGAGGAAATAACTGTGGAGCAGAATCTCATATTCAGTGGGAGAAATATGAAGATGATGGGTTGAGAGCCAATCATGAAGCTagaaagacctaggt harbors:
- the LOC100914771 gene encoding interferon regulatory factor 4-like isoform X2, whose amino-acid sequence is MAEPGGPLRLRDWLVAQIESGSYPGLRWENREKTMFRIPWKHAAKQDYREQQDAALFRAWAIYKGKYQEGTDKADPSVWKTRLRCALNKSTSFQEVIDRSQLYISEPYKVYQITSKETCNLEDEGQKGHLKTPKDLSTEPLQQPDQADSDSDEETGKERISKGCHQVSPAPCFTSPKAESDYQVTGTFYSWDPSQSHLPLSLTSYENVSTSDCWLHIRLYYRDILVKEAIAHTAEGCRLTTQPVPMDSPHLYGPARLEQIQFPSPKALPGTSPLVTQILERLLPHLDRGVLLWVAPEGVFAKRQCQGRVYWRGPLAPHCNQPNKLEREKTYKLLDTQQFLDQLRRHLCLGEPAPQYQIQLCFGEEYPGPAGQSRGRLIMAHVEPVFARELFLRSRRLSPQGPPGSQPSAAENVARILNQPSQP
- the LOC100914771 gene encoding interferon regulatory factor 4-like isoform X1, with the translated sequence MAEPGGPLRLRDWLVAQIESGSYPGLRWENREKTMFRIPWKHAAKQDYREQQDAALFRAWAIYKGKYQEGTDKADPSVWKTRLRCALNKSTSFQEVIDRSQLYISEPYKVYQITSKETCNLEDEGQKGHLKTPKDLSTEPLQQPDQADSDSDEETGKERISKGCHQVSPAPCFTSPKAESDYQVTGTFYSWDPSQSHLPLSLTSYENVSTSGKDSDCWLHIRLYYRDILVKEAIAHTAEGCRLTTQPVPMDSPHLYGPARLEQIQFPSPKALPGTSPLVTQILERLLPHLDRGVLLWVAPEGVFAKRQCQGRVYWRGPLAPHCNQPNKLEREKTYKLLDTQQFLDQLRRHLCLGEPAPQYQIQLCFGEEYPGPAGQSRGRLIMAHVEPVFARELFLRSRRLSPQGPPGSQPSAAENVARILNQPSQP